The stretch of DNA TGATGGTCGTATAATTCTTCCGAGCCATCCTCATATCGGATATAACGCCACCTATCCGATCTTATTGCATGATTATTGAATCCCTGTGTACAGACCACTGCGCGATGGGTCTCTTCCTCTGGGTTATGCAGCAAAGGGACCAGACTCACGCCATCAAAATCTCCTGATATTTTACCGCCTGACAATTCGATCAGTGTAGGATAAATATCGAGCAGGCTGACAGCCTGTTTGCAGACCTTGCCCGAAGCAATCTCTCCAGGCGCAACGATGATCATCGGTACCCGCGTGGTCTGCTCCCACAATGCAAATTTCTCCCAATGCTCCTTTTGCCCCAGATGATACCCATTGTCTGACCACAAAACAACAATAGTATTTTCGGCGTGAGGTCCATTTTGAAGTGCAGCTAATAGACGCCCAACCATGTCGTCGGTAAAACTGACAGCCGCATGATATGCCTGAACAGCCTCTTTCCATTTGTCATTTTCAACCATCCATTTGTGCCATGTACGCCTGACCATAGCCTGACCCGCTTCTGGCACATCATCCAGATCATTTTCAAGAACCTCAGGTACTGCAACTTCGTCATAGGGATGTCTCTCGAAATATTTTTCTGGCACATACCAGGGAATATGCGGTCGATAGATCCCCGCGGCCAGAAACAAAGGCTGACCATGGTCTTGAGACAGTTGTTGCTCTGCCCACGACACGACTTTGGCATCGGCCATTTCTCCAGTTTCAATATCCAATGCCGCCCAATCAAAATATCCGCGATAAAACTTTTTGCTCCCATTTACAGGCCAAACATCTGGCGCGACTTCTTGAGGCATTTGACGGTCTTTTGATGGAAAGTATTCGTCCCAGGGGCGGGGATCAAGATATCCCTCATACATCTTTTCGCTCAGGGTCGCCCCGTGGTACACCTTTCCGCCACCAAGGGTTTTGTACCCCTTGTCCTTAAAATATTGAGGCAGTGTAACCCTATCTTTCAGGCTCTTACATTTTCTCCAATCCTGCCTGTTGAGATACACGCCCGATGTCGATGGAGCCAACCCGGTCATCACACTTACACGTGAAGGATTGCAGGCAGGAGCTGCGCAATGTGCATTGGTAAAATACACGCCCTTTTGGGCAAGCGCATTCATATTGGGAGTGTGAACAGAAGTTTCTCCATTCATCGCATCGGGACAACCGCATAAATCGTCAATGGCGATAAAGAGCACATTGGGTTGATTGCTTTTATTTTCTTTGATGTCTGCCATGAACTGCCTAATCCTCATCGTGTCCTTTGAATCCCATAGATGGATCGAGAATCTCGCCTTCGCGAACCGGTGTATGAGCGTCCCCGGCATACTGCGTCATCTTCTCGAGGATGTCAGGATACTGAGCAGCGACATCGTTCAGTTCTTCAATATCTGTGCTCAAGTCATACAACTCAAACGGCCCGTCTTTATCTGGTCTCACGGCTTTCCAACTCCCCATACGAACAGCGCAACTTTTCCGATCCTCCCAGTACAGGTACTCGTGCTGCTCCTGCTTGCGCTCGGTCTCACCATGCAATGTGGGCAAGATTGAAATGCCGTCGATATCAGACCCAATCTTCGCCCCCGTCAGTTCCGCCAGAGTAGGCATCACATCGGGAAAGTATCCCAGGTGCTCAGAAAACGTTCCTGGCTCGATCTGACCCGGCCACCGGACGATGAAGGGAACCCGTAGCCCGCCTTCATAGAAATTGCCCTTGCCCCCGCGGAAGCGTTCGCCCGTCCCGGGATTCAGATTGGGGGCAAAAAAGCCATGTGGATGGTTCTCGTTTGCGAAATAAGGAGCGCCACCATTGTCGCCACAAGCAAAGATGATGGTCTTCTCGTCAATCTTCAACGCCTTCAGCAGATCCATGATCTCACCGATCTGGCGATCAGCCATTTCCATCATCGCGGCGTACATCTGTGTATCGTAAGGTCCTCTCTGGTTCGTGGCATCCCATTTCACGTCCTTGTACTTCTGCCAGGCCGGATCCGATTCGGGCATCATCCACTGGCCGTGCGGAGGCGTCCACGGAAGATAGGCAAAGAACGGACGATCTTTATTCTCTCGTATGAACTTCAGCCCTTCTTCATAGATGAGGCCATGGGAGAACACCTCGCCAGTGTGGAAACCACCTGTATTCCCCTCCAGATACATCTTCTCGCTGTTGCGGAGAAGGTATCTCGGGTAGTACGTGTGTGCATGCACCTGATGATAATAACCGAAGAAAGTATCAAAGCCGTGTTTCTCTGGCACGCCCGTTGTCCCGGCATCGCCCAGGCCCCACTTGCCGAAACCGCCAGTCGCGTAGCCCTCGGCTTTGAGCATTTCAGCGATCGTCATATCATCTGTACGCAGTGCCAGACCGCCGCCATTTGCGCGGATTGTTGTGTGACCCGTATGCCGACCTGTCATCAGCGCACAGCGGGTCGGAGCACAGACATTACCTCCCGCAAGCATTTGAGTAAACTGGATGCCCTCAGACGCCATCTTGTCGATATTGGGCGTCTGAAGAATGGGATGACCCATGGCGGACCACTCAAAATATCCCCACTCATCCAGCATGATATAGATGATATTCGGCTTCTCAATGCCTGCGATGTTTTGTTTTTCCATTGCCCTACTCCCTTCAGATCATTTCTTTATCACCAGGGATTCGTCGCATCCATCTCCCACTTCACGATGTCGCTCACAACGATGGACCCATCCGAAGAGAACACCCGAACCTGATCACTATCCTCTCGCGTTGGGTACACCCTCTGAACCATACAAATCTGAGAATTGACAAAAATCTCCACCACCGATCGGTCAACAAACACATGGAAATGCAACGGTCCTCCGCTTCGCGGCTCGAATGGCACGACCTGCTTCAACGTGGGATATTCGAGGTCATCTGCAAGACTCGCATTCGAAAAATTGATGACAAATTCCTTCTTTGTCCCATCGTAGGAGGTGACGGTCTCCTCCGCACAGTCGGGAGAGCAAAACAGCTTGAACCCAAATGTGTTTGTATTTCCAGGATCAATGGCAAACTTCAATTCCATACAGGTACCGCTCAATTCTTCCAAAGCGATATCCTGCCCTACCTCTACCCGCACCGAATCGATGGAACGCTCGTCGTATCTCAATCTCTGAAGCTCCTCAACCGGACGAATTTCAAGACGGTTATCCGCATCGGGAATAAAATGCCAAGGCAGCGTCATGATGCTGCCCCATCCGTACTTTGACGTACTCCTCCCCTCGCGGATCCATCCCCAGAAAATCCTCCGACCGCGCTCGTCAATCAGGGTTTCTGGTCCAGCAAGAAGACCGCCGAGATAGCTCAGCTGACCGTTCTCCTCAGGGTAGAATTGCTCGTTTTCATATCGGCCGATGTAATACTGACATTTTGAGAATGGCAGGTGGGTATGCATCACCAGCATATACCGATCGCCAAACGGAAAGAAATCCGAACAAGCGCAGTCCTCGATCTCCTCCGTCCACTTTCGATCCGACTTGTAGAAAGGTCCAACGTATTCCCAATTTCTCAAATCCTTCGACTTGAACAGACTTGTGCAATCCCCTTCATATCCGGGCCGGTGGTTCTTGTTTCCGATCAGAGCGTAGTACGTATCCCCTTCCTTCCAACCACTCGGATCAAAGATCACGCATTCCGGATAGGGCGCGTCTGGCTCCAGTATGTTCGTCACGCGGTTCCAGCCAGCATCAATGGGAATAACTGGATTCTCATCGAGCGGAACCCAATGGTCAAGCTGATCATCGTAACACTGGTAAATGCATATCCCTTTGCGCGGCATATTGGTGATAATCGTCGGTACCTCACATCCTTCCATCGCATCACCACTGTTAAAATAATCCCCCTTTTTGCCTTCAAGCGGCTCTCGCAGAGATGCTTTGTGGTAGGTCCAGTGAAGAAGGTCCCGGCTCGAAATGTGCTGCCAACTGGAAAAATCCCTCTCACCGGATCCATTTGCAATCTTCTGGAGGTATCCGATATGGTATCGCCCCTTCCAGTAAATCGCGCCATTTATGTCATTCCATCGACCTTCTGGAGGCAAAAAATGGTATCGCGGGCGGTGTCGATCGGCAACCATCTTTTCCCTGGATTCATAGACCTCCATCAAAAAATCGTCATAATTTTGCACACAATCTCCTTTCATCCTGCTATCCGATTGCCCAATTCGGGCCGTTCACAGGCTCCAATTGCCCGCTATCAGCAGAACGGATTCCAGCATCCACAATGGCCGTTGCATCGAGATTCATGCCTACCTGCAGCGTTTCATGCAGAGGATCACCCGTGTCCAGATGGTGAATTAATTCCTCGGATATCTGACGACGTCCCTGGGGCAGCCTCTCGCACGAATAGGTGGCACTCTCACCGGCCTCTACCTGGACAGTTGGCTTGCCCCTACCTCCCCCTACCACCAACGTGCCTTTCGTCCCATATACGATCGGACCATTCGGTACTCCCTGATGCCTGGTAGTCCAGGTTCCCTCAAACACGCCCATTGCACGCGAGAACCGGACGATCATCACGCCGTTGTCGTCTGCGTCACCCCACGGGCTATTCAAGTTCGCTCGCATTCCGATTGCTGACACGCCAGGTTCACCGATATACCATCGCGCGACAAGGGCTCCATAGGAACAGAAGTCCAGCATCGCACCCCCGCCATCCGACGCGCGATGCCACCAGGTAGCGCCCAACTCCCGTTCGGTCATCGCTTCCGCACCTCCGCTCACGCCTGCGTGACTAACACCTGCCCCGAGCGGTCCGCGGTGACCACCCCGCCAACGAACTTCGAGTACGCGGCCGATCACGCCTTGATCAATCAGCTCTTTGGCCTTTCTCGCAGCAGGACGCCACGTAATCGGCCAATTCACCGCCATTGTCACCCCTGCAGCTTCGCAAGCGCGGGCCATCTGCAACGCATCAGACATCGACATTGCCATCGGTTTCTCTACGCATACCTGAGCATTCGCCTGCGCGCAGGCGGCCACCACTTCCGGGTGGCGCGCATTTTCGGTCGTGCAGATTGCGATGTCGAGCGCTTCCTTCGCCAGCATCTCTCGATAATCTTCGTACGCCTTCGGTATCCCTATCGTGTTCAGCGCGTTTTTCATGTTCCACCCACGAGTGTACGGCGCGTCGCGCAACTCGGGAACCGTCGGCACGGTATCCGCGCAGGCCACCATGTCAACCTGCGAGTGTTGTGCAAACAACGCGGCAACATTGTTGACGTGCATATGTGCAAAACCGATCACGCCGACCCGGTATGTATGGCTCATATCCTTTCTCCTGTTGGCACCTGGTTACGCCTGTAATGAAACGAAATGCTTTCCTTATCCGCGAATCGGTCCCGGATTTGGCTATCACTTCGATTAGATCGATAAACAACAGATCCTTAGATAATAGACCCCACATAGCACCTCATCGTCCTTATCACAAAAAACAGAGCGTATAGTCGTTTTGCCCTTTTCCAGGCTCAAAGTAGCACTTACAGTTGCGTCGTTCGGCCCAACCGCAATCTCTCTATTCTGTCCCTCCACGGCGAGTATTGCCTTCGTTATCGGCAAGCTTATACCTTCTGGAAAGATGTCATCTTCCGCTCGGTATTCATCCAATCCGCCTGCGATGGCGGTCTCTGCTTCAGGCGGCCAGCGACGCATCTCAAAGGTGTACTCACCTGCTTTCTCGATTTCAATGTGCCAGTCGCCAAAGATGCGAGCTCCCTGGCGAACAGAACGCTGAGGCGTATTATTTACCTCACCTTCGTAATCATCCCAGTCAAAGAGACACAGATTGACAACTTGCGTGCTCTTTCCGCCCACAGGAAACGCGTTGACCCGCTGAATGCTCGGCTCAACGGAATGCCACCATGCTTCATAGTGTTTGCTCAACTCGACCACAATGTCAGGATATTCATTCGAAATGTCATTCTCCTGCGCAGGATCGTTTTCGATGTCGTATAATTCTTTCCCGGAAATAAGTCTCCAATTCTGCCAGATAACGCACGCATCACCTTTTTGCGGCACAGGGGGACGCCTGGTGAACTGGACCACGAGTTTACGCTCATTGAGAGCCTTGCTCTCACCGCCCAGAAGAATCGGACTCAGGTCCATACCATCGCAATAGAAATCTTCAGGTGCATCCAACCTGCACAGGGTCATTAATGTGGGTAGAATGTCCTGAACTTGCGTCACTTGCACCAGATCCTGTCCGGGTTTGAGGTTCCCCTTTTGCCAGCGGATAAAACTCGGGACGCGATGACCGCCTTCGAAAAGCGTGCCCTTGCTGCCCCGCATACCTGCATTGTAGTATTCCACACCTGCCGTACCGCCATTGTCGGTCATGAACATCAAGATCGTATTCTCTTTCAGCTCATTCTCTTCCAGGAACTCGTCTAGCCGAGTGATATTCTCATCTATATTGGTAATCATACCAAAAAAGCTGGAAAGTTTATGTCCCAAATGCCGATACGGTTCACGGTATTGGTCGGGAACATAGTGAGGACCATGAGGACAATTTGTAGGAAGGTAGAGAAAGAATGGAGCCGAAGCCTCGCGGCATTCCTCTATAAAGGCAATGGCTTCACGAAACCACACATCGGTGCAATACCCCTTAAATTGTCTCACCTCGTCTTTATCCCAATAGTGATCATCGAAATAGTCGTTGTTCCAGTAATCTGGTGTCTGCGTAATGGCCGCACCTTTGTGATGGATCGACGCATCAAAACCGCGATCATGTGGACGAAAGGGATAATTGTCGCCGAGATGCCATTTTCCAAAATGCCCGGTCCGATAACCACTATCCCTGAAAATGTCGGCCATCGTTGGGATCTCAGGAAAAATGCATTCATGCCCATAAGCCCAGGAGTATGCACCGTTGCGCAAAGCATCACATCCCGTAAGCAACTGACTGCGCGTAGGCGTACAGATCGGCGCCACATGGAAATTTTCCAGGCGGACACTTTCTTGACGTAGCTTGTCCATAGATGGCGTTTGAAGTTCTGGATTCCCATGGCAGGACAAGTCACCGTAGCCTTGATCATCGGTGAGAAGAATAATTACGTTTGGTCTATTCTCTTTCACGCCTAAAGCTCCCTAAAACGGTTCTTTCAATGCTTTTCTACAGGTGGCCACAAATGCGTCGACAACCCGCGCCTGGGTTCATCTGTTGTATTCCCACTCGTATAATGCAGGGTCCGCCCGTGGTGAAAGGTTGCATCACCCGGTTCATACTCTACCACCACGGCCTGGCTTTCGTCCACAATCACTTCCAGTGCATTGTTAATCGGATTTTTGTGTTTCGCACTGATGTGTTCTGCAATCCCATTCAAGTGACTGCCGGGAATAAACTGTAAAGACCCCATTTCCTTTGTCGCCTTAGACAAAGCCAGCCAGCACGTCAGCGCCCGATGGTTCGCTTCACCCGGCCAACCATATCCCGCATCCTGGTGCCACAATAATTCCACCTGAGAGTGAGGTGGTTTGTAAATTAACTGATCGTACCGATAGTCAATATCCTCACCCAGCAACTCCTTTCCTATCTGCACAATGCGCTGTCGATATTCATGACCTTCCCACCCAGGTATCCTCAATGAAGGATTGCCAAGTTGCAGCGTCTTACCCGGTGCAATGCGGTCCTTCCAGGCCGGCACATCAAACTCATCACGAGTCGCCCGATCATAATCTCGTGCCAGTCCAGCAACCATCTCTTCATGAATCAGGTGCCGCACCACAACAAACCCATCGCGATGAAAAATATCGATCTGCTCCTGCGTCAGAATTCGCTCTGACATACCTATCACACCTTTCTCAAAGATATCACATAGATCATGATTCTATGGTTCTGTCATCTGGCAGACTCGCCCCGGCTGCGTTCCCATTCCTCAACGCTCATGTCCCCGGCGACGATGTGGCTATTGTCGCCGATGCGGTCTGGATGGCGCAGTTCCGGTTGATCCACAAACCTGGCGCGCAACGCCTTGTGTTGGTTCTCTGGCTGTAGCACATCCTCCTCGCCCTCGGCGAGGTGCCGATACAGCAGCTTCAGCTCCGGGGAGAACCTGGCGAAAACCTCTCGCGGCACGTAGGTCCTTAGTGTGTGGCCGCCCGAGTGCAAGTTGCCAAACTCATTCCCAGACAGCCACCAGGGCGCATATCGGCACACCACCGCCGTGCGCTCGTGTTCGCTCTGGTTAAGCCCGGTCGAGTGCCAGCTTCTTGTGTCCTGCATAAAAACCGAGCCCGCCGGGGCAGAGACCTGAAATTCTCCTGGAATTGGCGCGCGCGCGTCGATACCGTCGTCGGGACCTCGCGGGTTGCGCGGGTCTTTGTGCGACCCCGGCACGATCCACGTGCCGCCGTTGAACGGGGTCACGTCTTCAGGCCCGAGGTACCAGACCGTGGATAGTGCCATGCAAACGTCGGGGAAGGGCTGGGCGACTGCGCCGCAGTGCTTCCAGGGATGTTCGCTGTTTGGCCCATACGCGCTCAGATCGTGTGGCCAGTCAGAATGCCAACCGCGGTGCTTAAGTTGCTGCTCGGATAGCGGTTTCTTCGCCGGTCGCGACGACTTGTTGACCTCCGTCTGCATAATACGGATGTGCGTATCGAGCATGGCTCTGGCAACCCGCAGTACGCGAGGCTCCGCGAGGTACTCGGCGAAGGTCTCGCACCGCGCGATATCGCACAGCTCGGCGTGCGGTGCCATCGGCGGCCGCACCGGGTCCAGGCGCCATCTTTCAAAGCGCTCAGGGCTGTCGTCGATCTTGGCCTGGGGGTCTCTCTGACGCTCTATCTCTATGCGCTTGCGGCGCTCCGCCTCTCGGTCCTGTTCCAACAGTTCGCGACCCCGGTGTACACTCTCGCGCACCGCGTCGATCTGATCTTTGGGAATCACCCGATCGATGACGCAGAAACCCTGGGTTCGCAGCGATTGCACATACCCCTCAATCTCTGCATCGCCCCCTTTGGGAATGCCCGTGCCGATGGAGTAGGGGACGCGCAGCCGCTCATCTAAATTTAAGTGTTTTGACATAATCAACTCACTGGTTTAAGGATTAAAAAAAGCTGTGGCAGATGTATAATCTTCTTGTTCGGCCATATTTGGTTCTCTGGTTGAAAATGAAAAACTGGAGATGTGGCTCAACGAATCGGTCCTGGATAAGAACACGCCATCCCATTGCGGATGAGCATTCCCCGATCGGCCTGATTCGCCTTTTCAGCCATCTCTTCGCGAAACGTGATCATAACACCGCCCCATCGCGTGCGATCGCTCGGATTCGGTGGACTCATATGCCACATATGCGCATGCCAGACCACCGCATCGCCCGGTCCCAAGGGCACAGGTTCAGGCGTCTTATCCTTCAAAAGCTCACGCGGAATCTCTGGGTGCAACCCATCATACTGCACATGTTCAATCACGTCGCCTTTGTGGGCGCCTGGCATCACATGCAAACACCCATTCTCCAGATCGACAGTCTCCAGAGCCACCCAACAATTAAAATGTTCGCGCTTGTGTGGCCTGATGCCACGCGAGGCATCGCGCTCCCACAACCAAATGTCCTGGTGCCAGGGAACCGATTCGCCGATTCGAGCCTGCTTCGTAAAAAAACGCGTGCCTTGCACGCGAACATTCTCACCCAGAAAACGTTGGTTCATTGCAATCACATTCTCTGCTGTCAACCACTCCTCCCAAAGCACCCGGCTATGAAGGTCCCGATCGCCCACAGCCCATACCGCCGCATCACCGTCAACACCTGTGTCATCCGCGCGATCAGTGGTCAATCTGAATCCTTCCGGCTTTTCTGCGATGACCCGTTCAAGTTCACTTCGCACGGCCTCAACTGCTTGGGCTGAAATCAGATTTCGAACCACAAAATAACCGCGATCTTCAAACTGCGCCTCTGCATCTTCGGGGATATAAAACTCACTCATGTGCTACTCCTCCCTGGCGGTTGTACCATCTACAAGGGTATCCTAACTGTCACGAATTTACTCGCCCAAATTCTATTCTTTCTCTATTCCGACATATCATACAACGCGACGATATAGGGATGGTTGGGATCGTACGTCGTGAGTGGCTTAGGATTTTCCACCCGACCACAGGGACGTTGGTTCGCACCGGTAACGCCCGTGATGTCGTCGCCCAAATCCACACGGGCTGATTCCGCTGCATCTTCGAGCTTCTGAACCACGTCAGGAAGTTCGTCGTACTTATTATCCGTCTCTCCGATGTCGGCATCCAGATTGTACAACTCTTTAAGATGGAGATGCAGCTTATAGTCGCCACTCCGTATCGCATCAAGATTGCCCTCCTTGAAGTACAGAAATTTTTTGTATCCGGATGATGCGCCAGCTTCCTGCGTCATGAGCCCCAGTATCGTATGACCATCTCGAATGACGCCATCTTCAATATCGGCTCCAGTTATGTCAGCGAATGTCGGCAGGAAATCCATCATGGTGCTGATTTCGTTACAGGTCGTGCCTGCAGGAATTCGTGCAGGCCATTTCATAATGCAGTTCACCCGCTGACCGCCTTCCCATGTCGATCCCTTGAATCCACGCAAGGGTGTATTAACGCTCTTGCTCGCGCCACCATTATCGGATACAAAGATAATGAGTGTATCGTCCGTCAATCCGCACCGTTCGAGCTCGTATTCGAGCATCGCCAAACTCCAGTCAATATGCGCAACTGCTGCACCGAGGACGCCGTTCTCAGATTGTTTTTCGAAGACTTCCGGTACGAACAATGGGTTGTGTACATAGGTATGCGCGAAATAGAGAAAAAACGGCCGACCAGCGTTTTCTCGGATGAACGTCACGGCCTCCTCGGTATATCGTTCCGTAATGGAGGTCTGATCGGGCTGTTCCTGTACCACCACGCTATCTCGCATGAGCGGAAGAGGAACCTCAATATGTTCTGCCCACGCGACTCCGGGCCTCCGGGTTTGAAGCCCCATGTCGTTGCTATACGGTATCCCAAACCAGGAATCGAAACCATAATGAGCAGGTAAAAACTCAGGTTGGTCTCCCACATGCCACTTTCCGATGACTTTTGTTGTGTACCCACCCTCCTTCAACACCGACGCAATCGTCTTCTCCCGGGGGTTCAACCCCTCTGCCTGCCCAGGAAACAACACCCCACGTTTTTCGATGACCTCTCCTGAACCATCGATTTTGCGAACGTCGAAAGCATGCATGTTGAGCCTTCGAGGGTATGAGCCAGCCAGCATAGCAGCTCTGGAGGGGGTGCATACTGGAGCGGCAGCGTAGAAATCGGTAAAACGTATGCCTTGTTCGGCCAACCGGTCGAGCGCCGGTGTCTTGTTGAGCGTTGATCCATAACAGCCGATATCGGCGTAGCCCAGGTCGTCGCAATTTATGAGGATGATGTTCGGATTCTTTTTTGACATGCTTCACTCCAAGCAGGTTGGTATGACAAGAAACAGGTATGTCAGAAACGACCTTTCCATC from Gemmatimonadota bacterium encodes:
- a CDS encoding sulfatase, which gives rise to MPGTLIHRFAKARFSIHLWDSKDTMRIRQFMADIKENKSNQPNVLFIAIDDLCGCPDAMNGETSVHTPNMNALAQKGVYFTNAHCAAPACNPSRVSVMTGLAPSTSGVYLNRQDWRKCKSLKDRVTLPQYFKDKGYKTLGGGKVYHGATLSEKMYEGYLDPRPWDEYFPSKDRQMPQEVAPDVWPVNGSKKFYRGYFDWAALDIETGEMADAKVVSWAEQQLSQDHGQPLFLAAGIYRPHIPWYVPEKYFERHPYDEVAVPEVLENDLDDVPEAGQAMVRRTWHKWMVENDKWKEAVQAYHAAVSFTDDMVGRLLAALQNGPHAENTIVVLWSDNGYHLGQKEHWEKFALWEQTTRVPMIIVAPGEIASGKVCKQAVSLLDIYPTLIELSGGKISGDFDGVSLVPLLHNPEEETHRAVVCTQGFNNHAIRSDRWRYIRYEDGSEELYDHQNDGQEFHNLADREAYVSVKQELSSWLPKHNAEPYPTGNSQKTTEH
- a CDS encoding arylsulfatase, which gives rise to MEKQNIAGIEKPNIIYIMLDEWGYFEWSAMGHPILQTPNIDKMASEGIQFTQMLAGGNVCAPTRCALMTGRHTGHTTIRANGGGLALRTDDMTIAEMLKAEGYATGGFGKWGLGDAGTTGVPEKHGFDTFFGYYHQVHAHTYYPRYLLRNSEKMYLEGNTGGFHTGEVFSHGLIYEEGLKFIRENKDRPFFAYLPWTPPHGQWMMPESDPAWQKYKDVKWDATNQRGPYDTQMYAAMMEMADRQIGEIMDLLKALKIDEKTIIFACGDNGGAPYFANENHPHGFFAPNLNPGTGERFRGGKGNFYEGGLRVPFIVRWPGQIEPGTFSEHLGYFPDVMPTLAELTGAKIGSDIDGISILPTLHGETERKQEQHEYLYWEDRKSCAVRMGSWKAVRPDKDGPFELYDLSTDIEELNDVAAQYPDILEKMTQYAGDAHTPVREGEILDPSMGFKGHDED
- a CDS encoding glycoside hydrolase family 32 protein, giving the protein MKGDCVQNYDDFLMEVYESREKMVADRHRPRYHFLPPEGRWNDINGAIYWKGRYHIGYLQKIANGSGERDFSSWQHISSRDLLHWTYHKASLREPLEGKKGDYFNSGDAMEGCEVPTIITNMPRKGICIYQCYDDQLDHWVPLDENPVIPIDAGWNRVTNILEPDAPYPECVIFDPSGWKEGDTYYALIGNKNHRPGYEGDCTSLFKSKDLRNWEYVGPFYKSDRKWTEEIEDCACSDFFPFGDRYMLVMHTHLPFSKCQYYIGRYENEQFYPEENGQLSYLGGLLAGPETLIDERGRRIFWGWIREGRSTSKYGWGSIMTLPWHFIPDADNRLEIRPVEELQRLRYDERSIDSVRVEVGQDIALEELSGTCMELKFAIDPGNTNTFGFKLFCSPDCAEETVTSYDGTKKEFVINFSNASLADDLEYPTLKQVVPFEPRSGGPLHFHVFVDRSVVEIFVNSQICMVQRVYPTREDSDQVRVFSSDGSIVVSDIVKWEMDATNPW
- a CDS encoding Gfo/Idh/MocA family oxidoreductase, whose product is MSHTYRVGVIGFAHMHVNNVAALFAQHSQVDMVACADTVPTVPELRDAPYTRGWNMKNALNTIGIPKAYEDYREMLAKEALDIAICTTENARHPEVVAACAQANAQVCVEKPMAMSMSDALQMARACEAAGVTMAVNWPITWRPAARKAKELIDQGVIGRVLEVRWRGGHRGPLGAGVSHAGVSGGAEAMTERELGATWWHRASDGGGAMLDFCSYGALVARWYIGEPGVSAIGMRANLNSPWGDADDNGVMIVRFSRAMGVFEGTWTTRHQGVPNGPIVYGTKGTLVVGGGRGKPTVQVEAGESATYSCERLPQGRRQISEELIHHLDTGDPLHETLQVGMNLDATAIVDAGIRSADSGQLEPVNGPNWAIG
- a CDS encoding arylsulfatase produces the protein MKENRPNVIILLTDDQGYGDLSCHGNPELQTPSMDKLRQESVRLENFHVAPICTPTRSQLLTGCDALRNGAYSWAYGHECIFPEIPTMADIFRDSGYRTGHFGKWHLGDNYPFRPHDRGFDASIHHKGAAITQTPDYWNNDYFDDHYWDKDEVRQFKGYCTDVWFREAIAFIEECREASAPFFLYLPTNCPHGPHYVPDQYREPYRHLGHKLSSFFGMITNIDENITRLDEFLEENELKENTILMFMTDNGGTAGVEYYNAGMRGSKGTLFEGGHRVPSFIRWQKGNLKPGQDLVQVTQVQDILPTLMTLCRLDAPEDFYCDGMDLSPILLGGESKALNERKLVVQFTRRPPVPQKGDACVIWQNWRLISGKELYDIENDPAQENDISNEYPDIVVELSKHYEAWWHSVEPSIQRVNAFPVGGKSTQVVNLCLFDWDDYEGEVNNTPQRSVRQGARIFGDWHIEIEKAGEYTFEMRRWPPEAETAIAGGLDEYRAEDDIFPEGISLPITKAILAVEGQNREIAVGPNDATVSATLSLEKGKTTIRSVFCDKDDEVLCGVYYLRICCLSI
- a CDS encoding phytanoyl-CoA dioxygenase family protein, with protein sequence MSERILTQEQIDIFHRDGFVVVRHLIHEEMVAGLARDYDRATRDEFDVPAWKDRIAPGKTLQLGNPSLRIPGWEGHEYRQRIVQIGKELLGEDIDYRYDQLIYKPPHSQVELLWHQDAGYGWPGEANHRALTCWLALSKATKEMGSLQFIPGSHLNGIAEHISAKHKNPINNALEVIVDESQAVVVEYEPGDATFHHGRTLHYTSGNTTDEPRRGLSTHLWPPVEKH
- a CDS encoding phytanoyl-CoA dioxygenase family protein translates to MSKHLNLDERLRVPYSIGTGIPKGGDAEIEGYVQSLRTQGFCVIDRVIPKDQIDAVRESVHRGRELLEQDREAERRKRIEIERQRDPQAKIDDSPERFERWRLDPVRPPMAPHAELCDIARCETFAEYLAEPRVLRVARAMLDTHIRIMQTEVNKSSRPAKKPLSEQQLKHRGWHSDWPHDLSAYGPNSEHPWKHCGAVAQPFPDVCMALSTVWYLGPEDVTPFNGGTWIVPGSHKDPRNPRGPDDGIDARAPIPGEFQVSAPAGSVFMQDTRSWHSTGLNQSEHERTAVVCRYAPWWLSGNEFGNLHSGGHTLRTYVPREVFARFSPELKLLYRHLAEGEEDVLQPENQHKALRARFVDQPELRHPDRIGDNSHIVAGDMSVEEWERSRGESAR
- a CDS encoding phytanoyl-CoA dioxygenase family protein, translated to MSEFYIPEDAEAQFEDRGYFVVRNLISAQAVEAVRSELERVIAEKPEGFRLTTDRADDTGVDGDAAVWAVGDRDLHSRVLWEEWLTAENVIAMNQRFLGENVRVQGTRFFTKQARIGESVPWHQDIWLWERDASRGIRPHKREHFNCWVALETVDLENGCLHVMPGAHKGDVIEHVQYDGLHPEIPRELLKDKTPEPVPLGPGDAVVWHAHMWHMSPPNPSDRTRWGGVMITFREEMAEKANQADRGMLIRNGMACSYPGPIR
- a CDS encoding sulfatase, with product MSKKNPNIILINCDDLGYADIGCYGSTLNKTPALDRLAEQGIRFTDFYAAAPVCTPSRAAMLAGSYPRRLNMHAFDVRKIDGSGEVIEKRGVLFPGQAEGLNPREKTIASVLKEGGYTTKVIGKWHVGDQPEFLPAHYGFDSWFGIPYSNDMGLQTRRPGVAWAEHIEVPLPLMRDSVVVQEQPDQTSITERYTEEAVTFIRENAGRPFFLYFAHTYVHNPLFVPEVFEKQSENGVLGAAVAHIDWSLAMLEYELERCGLTDDTLIIFVSDNGGASKSVNTPLRGFKGSTWEGGQRVNCIMKWPARIPAGTTCNEISTMMDFLPTFADITGADIEDGVIRDGHTILGLMTQEAGASSGYKKFLYFKEGNLDAIRSGDYKLHLHLKELYNLDADIGETDNKYDELPDVVQKLEDAAESARVDLGDDITGVTGANQRPCGRVENPKPLTTYDPNHPYIVALYDMSE